In the Sorghum bicolor cultivar BTx623 chromosome 4, Sorghum_bicolor_NCBIv3, whole genome shotgun sequence genome, ATCTGCCCGTCTGAGCCTTGAGGAAAAGGTTTCTCAAAATGGTGTGAAAAAATCAACCCCGTTGAATTCAGCAAAGAAGCCCCAGAGGAAGTCACTCCCCAGACTGCCATCTGAAGAAACTGGTCCGCTCGATGCCACCTCAAGGCAGCTAAAGAACACCAAACTGAATGCAGTTAATACTCAGGAGACAGGATCTGCTACAGAACAGGTACAAGGAAGTGAGACGAAAACAGATTCTGTTCAGGGGCCAATTGAAGCTGGAGCTAATCCTGATGAACAAGACGTCGCCGAACAGAGTGTCGTTTACTGAAGATCACGGTGACCAAAATCAACTGATTTGTGATGGATGGTGGTGTGCCTCATCTTTGTATAATATTGTGCTTGCCTGCTAGAGTACCTTGTGCCTGTATTATGTTATGTGATATATACTCCTGTTTGTTTTCCTGGAATTGAGCCTTGTATGCTGTTTATCAATCTAGAAAGCTTTTGTTCATAATCTACAGAGATATCCAAATTGCCCAAAGTCATTTGCAGTTGGTGGCAAATGCATTCATCATAACCTCCTAATACAGCAAGTCCTAGCGGTAGTGCCTGCAAATGATAACATCCTAATTCTGCAGCCCTGATTAATGAGATTTCATTTCAATATCCAGGGCTCTAGGCCATAGCAAGAGAATActgaacctgaacttgtggtcttgcaccaatttttttttaaaaaaaactttttgcCTGTGTACTTGAAACTGCTTCGTACCTTAGAACCTGTGCCTCCTAATCCAAATGTACCTTTTTATTTTTCAGAATTAACCCCTTCTGTGATGAAGAATCCCCTGATCTAGTTAGGATTGACATTCTACTGAACTACTCACCGGATTTCAGACTGAATGACTAGCTCGATGAGAACACCTCTAGAAAATGCTGATTAAAAGTAGTTTCAGGTTATTTGCAGAAGTTTTTTTCCCCTCATCAGGCGAGCTCACTAATTGATAATTTGAACTTCGATTGTGTACTGGATATTTGTCATCTGCGTAACGTGCCTATTTTTATCCGCAGAAAGCTAGAGAGTGGGCAAAATCAGCACTCCTACCTAATGGCCTTGGAACTTGCCTGCTAATCGATGAGTGGCTGTGGCTCCTGTAGTCTGAGATATGCTGCCGGATGGAGCTTGAACAGGTGCTCTCTTCAGTTTGTCATGTGCAATGCTAAGCTCCAGCGAACAGAGCATCATCGGTCGTTTCGATGATTGAAACCTCTTGGTGGTCACTTCGCTGTATCGAGTGGAATCATTAGCTTCTTGTTCTCGTTTGTATCATTAGCTTCCTGTTCTCGTTCGCTGCCGATGCATCATAATTTGCTGTTAGCACGAATCTGAATCGCACGTGAACAACACGCAAAAATATGTAATTGGtacatacaaataaaaataggtTTAAGAGCACTTACAAtgtgcatttttatttttacaatTTCCAGAATTTAACTTTTGGACAGTGTTTTCACGTAATATATCATTTTTATATAGCTACTaatatagtttttttttgtaCACTTGATATGCTTGCAATTTAACTTTATTTTCCTCAAAAAACATATGCTGTGACTAAACCTGACAGTGGGTTGAGATCCAAACCAAACCCACACCAATCCAAAACATATATATGTGAAAGTTAAATCCAAACCAAATTAGACCATGACTTCAATCATCCACACCAAACCAAACCACTTATGCGCTACACCCATTAAAATATATTTCCAACCCACCATTTCACCGGCACCTCATGCTATTGTTTATATTTAGCCATAAACAAcagcaaaaaataaataaatagaataAAAAATTATTATAAACTCTATTATTTAGAGCCAAACCAGTTCAGCCCACTTTAATAGGGCCCAAACCAAACTGGTCTAACAGTCTTTTCAGCCCGTTTCAATCCAAACCAATACAGCCTAAAAATAAAACCAAACTAAAAAACCGGTTTTAACCTAAACCATTGTCAGGTTTAGCTGTGACTTTTTCAAACAAATTATGCCTCGGACTTTCGAACAAACGGACTAGAGAGTAAATCACCCAAGTTTTTTCTTCACGAAAATCTCTACTCCTATAAATTAGGAAGAATAAAAAGAGCTTTTTGGGATTACTCTAAAAATGAAACGCAGAAATCACATGTTCGGATGATCCAAAAAATCAGATGCTTAAAGAATGATCCGTGTTAGATATATTGTTTAAGTGTACTCAATTGAAATAAATTTCCTACCATATACTCCCGCTGTCCTATAACACAGTACATTCTATTAATTTTAAGACATATTGAGAGAGCATAAAAAACGCATGTactcttattttattttctaatcaAACGCTATCATTAATGTGATTAATGGTGATTAATTGATAAATAGAAAATATTTAATGTAAAATTAGTTTTGTCCTCTAGAATACATTATATTTAAGGATAAAGTTTAAATGCTAGAGGGAGTAGGATCCAAATAATTCTAATCTATACACTTGAAActggtttcatatttttctgatatAAAATAAATTTCCTAAGATTTTCTAAGATTACACCAGATTTTGAGACAATATGCTTATAGTTTATTGAACCTCAACTCCTCAAATACACATTGTCTCGAAATAGGTTCAAAACAATGTGTATTTTGAGGATTTAGGGTTCAATAAAATATAAGCACATCCCATAGAATCTACTTGCAGGCAGAGAAATGTTATAAATACAAGACAAGCACAAagtttcaacataaacacatatTTCATTTATTCATAGAGGGTCACCAAGCTTACAGCACTCAACAATCTACCTGTAAAAATTGGGATCTGGCAAAAAAACAACCATAAAAGGTTGTCAAGGCAAGGCTTCTAGTATGCGCCTCGCAATGGCCAAGATCACCATGAACACCAGGCATCCCAAAGAGACTGTAAAAAAGATGCGACCCTACATGACCCTTACACACCATGGAGAACATCACACACAACACATCAAGACTCAAAACAAACTCAAAACTCAACAACCAAACACACTGCACAAGTCCACAGACGCTCCAGCATCAGCAGCCCTGGAAACGATGTCCTACACCAGCCTCTGGTGGTTGAGTTAGAATTGTGATAGTCCAGAGCTGCCAATGGATTGCCAAAGCCTGCAACTTCATAACCAGGAAGCAGTAAAACGAAAAAGGACTTGGACACTATGGCAACCTAAAAAACCTTATGACTATAAAGGCAAGGACCAGTGTCTGGATCGAGGGGCAAGATGCCAGTGATGGCAGCCAAGGCTCAAAAAACAGATAAACCCCCTGAGAGGTGATCTGTGAAAAACGAGCAGTTGGCTAGAAAGCACCCCCTAAAACAACTGGTCCTTGAACAATGCGGAAGCCCACCATCATGACTCGCTTGCGAGCCAAAAACCTGAAGATCATCTGGTTGTGCTACTGCTACGGTTGTATATCTGCATCTGGAAGTGGCTCCCAGTAGACACGAGCCCTTTCCAGCAATGGACCATCTTGTCTGCCTATGCAAGGATATCACACCACCAGAGCTGCTTCTCCAGCGATGCAATGTTGTGGTTGCCAATCATGTTGCAGAACTGAAGGTTGAGGCCCTCAAGAGACTGGCCAAGGTTGCCCAAGAACGGCACACTCTTCTGAGTAACCTTAGAGCAACCAGACAGTGAGAGAACACGAAGCTTGAGGTGCCTTGCAGATGCCAGAATGGCAACACCATGGTCACTAACCATGCAGTTTGAAAGATCAAGCTCCGCAAGCTCAGTGCAGCTCTCGGACATGGTGAATAGGCTAGCATCTGTTATCTTGCTGCAACCCTCAAGGCTGACTTTCTTCAGAGATTTTCCATGTCCCTTCACCAGGGAGGAGACAGCCACATCTGTGATGTTCTTGCAACCACTCAAGTCAACCTTGATCAGACCAGCTTCAGAAGACTGGATCAATGGAAGAAGCCCATTGTCAGTGACCTCACCAAGACCACTGAGGTCAACCTGCTCCAACTGAGGGCAAATCATCCCCACCACAGCCAAGCTTGCATCAGTGAAACCTGGGCAATCCTTGATTGTAAGGAAACGAAGTGATCGGCAAAGAGGAAGCTGTGCAGGCGCAGAGCCGATATCCTTGATCCCCATGCATTTCACCAAAGAGAGAGCCCTGAACTTCTGGCTGCAGTTGAGGAGGAAAGCAAGAATACCGACAAGAGTAACCCGGTTGCATTCCTCAAGCTGCAAGTTCTCAAACACCTTTGCTGATTCTGTGAACGCCTTAAGGCCAGCATCCGACACATGTCCACACTTCCTGAGGCAAAGCTGCTTCAAGCTTGGGCAGAACTTGGCAATAGAAGCGAGCGCAAGATCGGTGACTCCAGGGCAAGAGGTAACACTCATGCACCTGAGATTCTGCAGGCCAGCAGCATTAGCCATCACCCAGAAACCCCTCTCACCAACAGTAGCGAGACGAGTGAGTGTAAGGTCAGTGACGGCCTTCCCATAGTATCCAATCACAGCAAGCGAAGCATCAGTTATGTTCAATCCCTGGAGCCGGATCTTAGCAAGCGAAGCGGTAGCAGAGCACACCAGGCTGGAGATGCCTTGGTCACCAACAAGAGGGCAGTTCTTGATGTTCACAGCTTGCAGCTTCACGCAGCTGCGGCCAATCGCCCTCAGGCCCTCATTAGCAACACCGGAGCATGCCTCGATGGTCAGAGACACCAAGTTGGGGCACCCCTGCGCGACAGCTGCGAGGCCCTTGTCTGTGATGAGGGGGCATCGAGAGATATCCAGACGCTCCAGCGAGGGGCACCCGGCGGCGATCTCCGCAAGCCCAGCATCGGTGATAAGAGGCACATCCCAAAGCGCGAGCGAGCCGAGGTTGGGGCTGCCGCGTGCGACCGCCGAGAGACCTTGGTCCGTGACGCCACGGGTCGGGTGGCTGCCGCGGACGGCGAGCTTCTCCAGCCCGCCGCGGGATCCGGCGACGACGGCCATGGCGGCCAGGCGGACGTCAGTGGCCTCCTTGCCCTCCAGGACCCTGTCGACGGCGCACCGATCCGCGGGGGACTCCTCCTTATCCTCCTCCTCCATGACGAACTCCTCGTTCAGGTCGGGCAGCGACGGGGtgtccgccgcggcggcggcctggCCGAGCTCGGAGGCCCGGATGCTGCCGAGGAGCGCGAGCCAGCGGCGGGAGACGCAGGCGGaggcgccgcggccgcggcccccGGGCACGCGGCGCAGGATCTCGAAGAGGCACTCGTCCGGGAGCGCGTCGAGcgacggcagcggcagcggcagctgcTGCCTCTGTTTCTTGGCCGCCCTCACgcactccgccgccgccgccacggcgaCCGCGGACGCGGCCACCAGCGTGCGCTTCCGCTGCTGCACGGCGCCGCGGCAGAAGAGCCCGGACAGCTCAGCCGGCGCCGAGACGAGGCACCCGCCATCTGGTCCAATCCAAGAAGCAGTCAATTAACCATCAGAACGGAATAGCAAAAGGTAATCGTTTCCTCACAACATGAATCTCGAATCAATCGACGGAACTCCGAAGAAAAGAAGAGCAAAGAAGAGGTCTTTCGCCCTCTCACCTCCGTAAGCGTAGAGCGCAGGCATGTCTCCGAATCTCCCAAGACCAAAGGGACCCCTTCCCCTCCCACTCGAATCAAGACCAGAAGAACGAACAAGAGCACGGTCACCGCCGGATCTGAGGCGCCGGAGAGGGCCGGAAGCATCTACGGCCCGCCGGAGCAAGGAAAACGGAACCCTATCGCCGCCGGCGACAGGGAAAAAAGGGAGCGAAAGGAAGGGAGGGGGAAGGGGAACCTCTGTGGCGAGAGGAGACGACCTGGGAGGAAAAGAAGACGGCCAAGAGATGGGAGAGGAATATAGGCCGAGTCGTTAGAGAGAGAAAGGgaggggagagagagtggggggGAGGGGCTGGCCTGGCCCGCTTGCGTGTGGCGGTGTGGGCGGGGCGGATGGATCCGGCGGATCGGGGGCGAAAGGAGGAAGAGGACGCACGCCCCACACCCTTGGCGCGCCCAAGGGACAGAGCGTGGGCGTGGCGGGGGCCTCGGCGTCGCGTCGCGTGCCCCTCGACCTCCGTGGCTGGCGCAAGTTGCATTGCACCGCACGCGGCGAGCTGGATGGATTCACTGAACCTGCGCGCTGGACAGGTACGGTACGGGTTGGGATGGATCATGGGTGCAGATGCATGTTGCAACGAGgacaattttataaaatttaaatgagctaaaataatttttagCTAAATTACTGGTTACTCGCTCCATTCTAAACCTAATTGCACATTtcgttttctttatttttttaaaatttaatcaaatatataaaaatacacTCGGTATGATCATTTATGGCTGAAAATACTATTCCCTTTTAAAAAGTCATGACTGAAAATATTAtttactgatttattatgagaaaaaaatttATTAACTAACAGAAAAatacggcttataagacaaACCTCGCTTGCTTCGGCCCCCCTAAGACAAAACTACACTAAAGTTCCTGCTGCAGACGGCAAAGCGAGCATGacaattaatatttataatgtgTAACAAGTATTATTT is a window encoding:
- the LOC8071648 gene encoding EIN3-binding F-box protein 1, whose product is MPALYAYGDGGCLVSAPAELSGLFCRGAVQQRKRTLVAASAVAVAAAAECVRAAKKQRQQLPLPLPSLDALPDECLFEILRRVPGGRGRGASACVSRRWLALLGSIRASELGQAAAAADTPSLPDLNEEFVMEEEDKEESPADRCAVDRVLEGKEATDVRLAAMAVVAGSRGGLEKLAVRGSHPTRGVTDQGLSAVARGSPNLGSLALWDVPLITDAGLAEIAAGCPSLERLDISRCPLITDKGLAAVAQGCPNLVSLTIEACSGVANEGLRAIGRSCVKLQAVNIKNCPLVGDQGISSLVCSATASLAKIRLQGLNITDASLAVIGYYGKAVTDLTLTRLATVGERGFWVMANAAGLQNLRCMSVTSCPGVTDLALASIAKFCPSLKQLCLRKCGHVSDAGLKAFTESAKVFENLQLEECNRVTLVGILAFLLNCSQKFRALSLVKCMGIKDIGSAPAQLPLCRSLRFLTIKDCPGFTDASLAVVGMICPQLEQVDLSGLGEVTDNGLLPLIQSSEAGLIKVDLSGCKNITDVAVSSLVKGHGKSLKKVSLEGCSKITDASLFTMSESCTELAELDLSNCMVSDHGVAILASARHLKLRVLSLSGCSKVTQKSVPFLGNLGQSLEGLNLQFCNMIGNHNIASLEKQLWWCDILA